The Spiroplasma clarkii genome has a window encoding:
- a CDS encoding 1-phosphofructokinase family hexose kinase: MPKIYAISLNPAIDYVLKFKELKLDKTNRPYQTDMYAAGKGIHISLLLNELEFENESIVFLNGHFADFFIQDLKANHVKYQKFSTNGEIRINLKLIDQFQTECSVPGPEISASEFEKLLAYLKEVIQPGDYVVASGSLPSNCPTDVYQKIGIAVKQNEGHFVVDAYGESLLQALQTKPFLIKPNLDELEQTFKVKITTEKQLFEYAQKLIDLGAQNVLLSRGEKGGVLINQHSIVTCGIYQWGKKLENAAGAGDSMLAGFIVKYINTSDFNEALKFSVVCGSATAYSSRIASRELIDELNQKNHLMETKKLV; encoded by the coding sequence ATGCCAAAAATATATGCTATTTCACTTAATCCAGCTATTGATTATGTGCTAAAGTTTAAAGAGCTTAAATTAGACAAAACAAATCGCCCATATCAAACTGATATGTATGCTGCTGGAAAGGGAATTCACATTTCATTGCTTTTAAATGAATTAGAGTTTGAAAATGAATCAATAGTTTTTTTAAATGGGCATTTTGCTGATTTTTTTATACAAGATTTAAAAGCAAATCATGTCAAATATCAAAAATTTTCAACTAATGGAGAAATTAGAATCAACTTAAAATTAATAGATCAATTCCAAACAGAATGTAGTGTTCCCGGTCCTGAAATTAGTGCTAGTGAATTTGAAAAATTACTTGCTTATCTTAAAGAAGTTATTCAGCCAGGAGATTATGTGGTGGCTTCTGGAAGCTTACCAAGTAATTGCCCAACTGATGTATATCAAAAAATTGGTATTGCCGTTAAACAAAATGAAGGTCATTTTGTGGTTGATGCTTATGGAGAAAGTTTATTGCAAGCATTACAAACAAAACCATTTTTAATTAAGCCAAACCTGGATGAGTTAGAACAAACATTTAAAGTTAAAATTACCACAGAAAAACAGTTATTTGAATATGCTCAAAAACTAATAGATCTTGGTGCTCAAAATGTTTTATTATCAAGAGGTGAAAAGGGTGGAGTTTTAATCAACCAGCATTCAATAGTAACTTGTGGAATTTACCAATGGGGTAAAAAACTTGAAAATGCTGCAGGAGCTGGTGATAGCATGTTGGCTGGTTTTATTGTCAAATATATTAATACCAGTGATTTTAATGAGGCTTTAAAATTTTCAGTGGTTTGTGGTAGTGCTACTGCTTATTCAAGCAGAATTGCTTCAAGGGAGTTAATTGATGAATTAAATCAAAAAAATCATTTAATGGAAACTAAAAAATTAGTTTAA
- a CDS encoding lipoprotein, whose product MKKLLSLISAIGLVAGTTGQIVSCGDGEKEKPAEEPKPEPAKKEKLNISGLVISANDNYGKITKSIKAMAEKNYKGKAINIKFTVKDSSQNVVIVNEDFVAKPGQTFTFVIEGKLDGVALEPATYTVKDAITKIEDIFKTGFEVTVNSRVSEVRGKIETAIKEKVKDAAIKTDYDIEIKDDNGGLITKNTTVKVYAVKDSALLSGQVSLKITDKRVELSSLKFGEVAEGLSYEKILGVFKIAKLSGEIGKDFIVEITRKDTDVKFDGFYESVALDQIKITAKESAEFKGETTLVVAESKPEPANPDKPTSPETEQPQPDKPSGPETEQPTNPGTDQNQPEKPTSPETEQPQPEKPSGPETEQPTNPGTDQNQPEKPTSPETEQPQPEKPSGPETEQPANPGTDQNQPEKPTSPETEQPQPEKPSGPETEQPTNPGTDQNQPEQPASQQGQPTQVDQASNQTLGDSNTAQAN is encoded by the coding sequence ATGAAAAAATTACTTAGTTTAATAAGTGCCATAGGATTAGTGGCAGGAACTACAGGGCAAATCGTGTCTTGTGGTGATGGTGAAAAAGAAAAACCAGCTGAAGAACCAAAACCAGAACCCGCTAAAAAAGAAAAGCTAAACATTAGTGGACTAGTGATTAGTGCAAATGATAATTACGGAAAAATCACAAAAAGCATTAAAGCAATGGCTGAGAAAAATTATAAAGGAAAAGCTATTAACATCAAATTTACTGTTAAAGACAGTTCACAAAATGTCGTAATTGTCAATGAAGATTTTGTAGCTAAACCTGGACAAACCTTCACATTTGTTATTGAAGGAAAACTTGATGGAGTGGCATTAGAACCAGCTACTTATACTGTTAAAGATGCAATTACAAAAATTGAAGACATATTCAAAACTGGTTTTGAAGTTACAGTAAACTCTAGAGTTTCAGAGGTTAGAGGTAAAATTGAAACTGCAATTAAGGAAAAAGTTAAAGACGCAGCTATTAAAACAGATTACGATATTGAAATTAAAGATGATAATGGTGGATTAATAACTAAAAACACTACTGTTAAAGTCTATGCAGTTAAAGATAGTGCACTTTTAAGTGGTCAAGTATCTTTGAAAATTACTGATAAAAGAGTTGAACTATCAAGTCTTAAATTCGGTGAGGTAGCTGAAGGACTTAGTTATGAAAAAATCTTAGGGGTATTTAAAATTGCAAAATTAAGTGGTGAAATTGGTAAAGACTTTATTGTTGAAATTACAAGAAAAGATACTGATGTGAAATTTGATGGCTTCTATGAAAGTGTAGCCTTAGATCAAATTAAAATCACTGCAAAGGAAAGTGCAGAGTTTAAAGGAGAAACTACATTGGTAGTTGCAGAAAGTAAACCTGAACCAGCAAATCCAGATAAACCAACTAGTCCTGAAACTGAACAACCTCAACCAGACAAACCATCAGGTCCTGAAACTGAACAACCAACAAACCCTGGAACAGATCAAAATCAACCTGAAAAACCTACTAGTCCTGAAACTGAACAACCTCAACCTGAAAAACCATCAGGTCCTGAAACTGAACAACCAACAAACCCTGGAACAGATCAAAATCAACCTGAAAAACCTACTAGTCCTGAAACTGAACAACCTCAACCTGAAAAACCATCAGGTCCTGAAACTGAACAACCAGCAAACCCTGGAACAGATCAAAATCAACCTGAAAAACCTACTAGTCCTGAAACTGAGCAACCTCAACCTGAAAAACCATCAGGTCCTGAAACTGAACAACCAACAAACCCTGGAACTGATCAAAATCAACCTGAACAACCAGCTTCACAACAAGGACAACCAACTCAAGTTGATCAAGCATCAAATCAAACATTAGGAGATAGCAATACTGCTCAAGCAAATTAA